In Candidatus Methylomirabilota bacterium, the following proteins share a genomic window:
- a CDS encoding TerC family protein, protein MEIVLGIDNVVFIAILVSRLPAAQQNVARRLGLTLALVIRIGLLMTISWMMGLTEPLFTVFGGKISGRDLILIGGGLFLVAKATWEIYDKLEADHPAETPESGSRGAFLWVLAQILVLDIVFSLDSVITAVGMAKHVPVMVVAMVLAMLVMLVSAAPIGGFVERHPSVKILALAFLLLIGVMLVAEGMGTHVNKGYIYVAMAFSLFVELLNLRYRKKRKPVTLHRRFESNAD, encoded by the coding sequence ATGGAGATCGTCCTCGGCATCGACAACGTCGTCTTCATCGCGATCCTGGTGAGCCGCCTCCCCGCCGCCCAGCAAAACGTCGCCCGGCGCCTCGGCCTCACCCTCGCCCTCGTGATCCGGATCGGCCTGCTCATGACCATTTCGTGGATGATGGGGCTCACCGAGCCCCTGTTCACGGTGTTCGGCGGGAAGATCTCCGGGCGCGATCTGATCCTGATCGGTGGCGGCCTCTTCCTCGTTGCGAAGGCCACGTGGGAGATCTACGACAAGCTCGAGGCTGATCATCCGGCGGAGACGCCCGAGTCGGGCTCGCGCGGCGCTTTCCTCTGGGTGCTGGCTCAGATCCTCGTGCTCGATATCGTCTTTTCCCTCGACTCCGTCATCACCGCCGTGGGCATGGCCAAGCACGTCCCGGTCATGGTGGTGGCGATGGTGCTGGCCATGCTCGTCATGCTGGTGTCCGCGGCGCCCATCGGGGGCTTCGTGGAGCGGCACCCGAGCGTGAAGATCCTCGCCCTCGCCTTCCTGCTTCTGATCGGCGTGATGCTCGTGGCGGAGGGCATGGGCACCCACGTGAACAAGGGCTACATCTACGTGGCGATGGCCTTCTCGCTGTTCGTGGAGCTCTTGAACCTGCGCTATCGGAAGAAGCGGAAGCCGGTCACGCTCCACCGGCGTTTCGAATCGAACGCTGATTGA